A region from the Leguminivora glycinivorella isolate SPB_JAAS2020 chromosome 3, LegGlyc_1.1, whole genome shotgun sequence genome encodes:
- the LOC125224703 gene encoding ommochrome-binding protein-like, with protein sequence MLKLITTLALLAVCHAHIIKPACDLLSIQNIIYQKEVLKENVNEPYQMAIDYNTNTLFFSYSAVNPTTEATVFEQAYLNLKTKEFNSISGIIGGFAATVDNTNNNVYLGGRNGIYAYDYEKNKATHVNPNGYSIWQMFFKDKLYYTAYPQERVYTFEDGNSIILPELSRTMVQLVALDNDLNMYFSNSSGLFLLNKSDNVIAKLGEYTINSFTADINGNLYFSTPSGFYKIDKKNVLQLADVDDVFGLVVDGDNNLIYGSGDKIIRLSATTKTNCF encoded by the coding sequence ATGCTGAAACTTATAACAACATTGGCGTTGCTGGCTGTATGCCACGCTCACATTATTAAGCCAGCGTGTGATCTACTCTCcattcaaaatattatttatcagAAAGAGGTCCTGAAAGAAAACGTAAATGAGCCGTACCAAATGGCTATCGACTATAACACTAATACGCTCTTCTTTAGTTATTCTGCAGTTAATCCCACAACTGAGGCAACTGTGTTTGAGCAAGCTTATTTGAACCTAAAAACTAAGGAATTTAACAGCATTTCTGGAATCATTGGTGGATTTGCCGCTACTGTCGACAATACTAACAACAATGTGTACCTCGGAGGAAGAAACGGCATCTACGCGTATGATTACGAGAAGAACAAAGCAACCCATGTCAATCCCAATGGTTACAGCATTTGGCAAATGTTTTTCAAGGACAAGCTTTACTACACCGCCTACCCACAAGAGAGAGTATATACTTTTGAAGATGGTAATTCAATTATACTGCCTGAACTTAGTCGTACGATGGTACAACTTGTAGCTCTTGATAACGACCTCAATATGTATTTCTCCAACTCCTCTGGTCtatttcttttaaataaatctgaTAATGTAATTGCGAAACTAGGTGAGTATACCATTAACAGCTTCACAGCTGATATAAATGGCAATCTGTACTTCTCGACGCCTTCTGGTTTTTACAAAATTGATAAGAAGAACGTTCTTCAGCTAGCGGATGTTGATGACGTTTTTGGATTGGTTGTTGACGGGGATAATAACTTAATTTACGGGTCAGGAGATAAAATTATCAGATTGTCTGCCACGActaaaacaaattgtttttAA
- the LOC125242729 gene encoding ommochrome-binding protein-like, which translates to MKLIITFALLTVGNAHIIKPGCDLISIGNVVYQKDVLKDNINDPYQMAIDYNTNTLFFSHSRDNPKNNEDVFESAYLNLDTNEYNIIPGIIGGFAAAVDNTKHKVYLGGRNGIYEYNYESKKAVHVNPKGYSIWQLFFKDKLYYTAYPQERVYTFVDGKSELVSELKRTMAQLVALDNNYNMYFSNSSGLFCLNKSDKNSVQLGDYTINSFTADKNGNLYFTTPSAFYKINEKNVHLLAHVDDVFGLVVDGENNFIYGTGDKIIKISRKENKC; encoded by the coding sequence aTGAAGCTCATTATTACATTCGCGTTGCTGACTGTAGGCAACGCTCATATTATCAAGCCAGGGTGTGACCTGATCTCTATTGGAAACGTAGTCTACCAGAAGGATGTGTTGAAAGACAACATTAACGACCCTTACCAGATGGCCATCGACTACAACACTAACACGCTATTCTTCAGTCATTCAAGAGACAATCCAAAAAACAACGAAGATGTATTTGAGTCAGCGTATTTGAACTTGGACACTAACGAGTACAACATCATCCCTGGGATTATCGGTGGATTTGCTGCTGCTGTAGACAATACAAAGCACAAAGTATATCTCGGCGGAAGGAACGGCATTTATGAATACAATTATGAGTCAAAAAAAGCAGTCCACGTCAACCCGAAAGGCTACAGTATTTGGCAATTATTTTTCAAGGACAAGCTGTACTACACCGCGTACCCACAAGAAAGAGTGTACACTTTTGTAGATGGTAAATCGGAATTAGTATCTGAACTGAAACGAACCATGGCACAGCTAGTTGCTCTTGATAATAACTACAATATGTATTTCTCCAATTCATCTGGTCTGTTTTGCTTAAACAAATCTGATAAGAATAGTGTTCAACTGGGTGATTATACCATTAATAGCTTTACAGCAGACAAAAATGGCAATCTGTACTTCACGACACCTTCtgctttttataaaattaatgaaaagaATGTACATTTACTAGCGCATGTTGATGATGTTTTCGGATTGGTTGTCGATGGagaaaataactttatttatggGACCGGagacaaaattattaaaatatcacGGAAGGAAAATAAATGTTAA